One part of the Streptomyces lydicus genome encodes these proteins:
- the pgsA gene encoding CDP-diacylglycerol--glycerol-3-phosphate 3-phosphatidyltransferase, producing the protein MTGVPASAAGGPRTAPAVRQAGLWNIANVLTMLRLVLVPAFVVLLMHDNGTDQAWRAFAWAAFAVAMITDVFDGHLARTYNLVTDFGKIADPIADKAIMGAALICLSVLGDLPWWVTGVILFRELGITLMRFWVIKHGVIPASRGGKIKTLAQGTAVGMYVLVLTGPLATFRWWVMAVAVVLTVATGLDYVRQAVVLRRAGLARERAERAEQAAEAAERDAGR; encoded by the coding sequence ATGACCGGAGTCCCGGCTTCCGCAGCTGGTGGCCCGCGCACGGCGCCGGCCGTTCGGCAGGCCGGGCTGTGGAACATCGCCAACGTCCTGACGATGCTGCGGCTGGTGCTGGTCCCGGCGTTCGTCGTGCTGCTGATGCACGACAACGGGACCGACCAGGCATGGCGTGCCTTCGCCTGGGCCGCCTTCGCTGTCGCCATGATCACCGATGTCTTCGACGGGCATCTGGCGCGCACGTACAACCTGGTCACCGACTTCGGCAAGATCGCCGACCCGATCGCGGACAAGGCGATCATGGGCGCCGCGCTGATCTGCCTGTCGGTGCTGGGCGATCTGCCCTGGTGGGTGACGGGCGTGATCCTCTTCCGCGAGCTCGGCATCACGCTGATGCGGTTCTGGGTGATCAAGCACGGGGTCATTCCGGCCAGTCGTGGGGGCAAGATCAAGACATTGGCGCAGGGCACCGCGGTCGGTATGTACGTCCTGGTGCTGACCGGTCCGCTGGCGACCTTCCGCTGGTGGGTGATGGCGGTCGCCGTGGTGCTGACGGTCGCCACCGGACTGGACTACGTACGCCAGGCCGTGGTGCTGCGCCGGGCCGGTCTGGCCAGGGAGCGCGCGGAGCGGGCCGAGCAGGCGGCGGAAGCGGCCGAACGGGACGCCGGCCGGTGA
- the rimO gene encoding 30S ribosomal protein S12 methylthiotransferase RimO: MPERRTVALVTLGCARNEVDSEELAGRLAADGWELVEEAADADVAVVNTCGFVEAAKKDSVDALLEANDLKAAAREGGGRTQAVVAVGCMAERYGKELAEALPEADGVLGFDDYSDISDRLQTILSGGIHAAHTPRDRRKLLPISPAERQTADVALPGHAQDTPPEDLPEGIAPASGPRAPLRRRLDSSPVASVKLASGCDRRCSFCAIPSFRGSFISRRPSDVLGETRWLAEQGVKEVMLVSENNTSYGKDLGDIRLLETLLPELAAVDGIERIRVSYLQPAEMRPGLIDVLTGTDKVAPYFDLSFQHSAPGVLRSMRRFGGTDSFLELLETIRTKAPQAGARSNFIVGFPGESESDLAELERFITEARLDAIGVFGYSDEDGTEAASYENKVDPDEVAERLARVSRLAEELTAQRAEERVGETVRVLVDRIDEEDGVVGRAAHQAPETDGVTLLSTGQELSPGRMVEAKVVSSEGVDLVAEVLSVDGAACTEEAGR, translated from the coding sequence AAGCCGCCGATGCCGATGTCGCCGTCGTCAACACCTGCGGCTTCGTCGAGGCCGCCAAGAAGGACTCCGTCGATGCCCTGCTGGAAGCCAACGATCTGAAGGCCGCGGCGCGTGAAGGAGGCGGCAGAACCCAGGCCGTGGTGGCCGTCGGCTGCATGGCCGAGCGCTACGGCAAGGAGCTCGCCGAGGCGCTGCCCGAGGCCGACGGCGTGCTCGGCTTCGACGACTACAGCGACATCTCCGACCGGCTGCAGACCATCCTGAGCGGCGGCATCCACGCCGCGCACACCCCGCGCGACCGGCGCAAGCTGCTGCCGATCAGCCCGGCCGAACGCCAGACCGCCGACGTCGCACTGCCCGGCCACGCCCAGGACACCCCGCCCGAGGACCTGCCGGAGGGCATCGCGCCGGCGTCCGGGCCGCGCGCGCCGCTGCGCCGCCGGCTCGACTCCAGCCCGGTGGCCTCGGTGAAGCTGGCCTCCGGCTGCGACCGGCGCTGCTCGTTCTGCGCCATCCCGTCCTTCCGGGGCTCCTTCATCTCCCGCCGCCCCTCGGACGTGCTGGGGGAGACCCGCTGGCTGGCCGAGCAGGGCGTCAAGGAGGTCATGCTGGTCTCCGAGAACAACACCTCCTACGGCAAGGACCTCGGCGACATCCGCCTGCTGGAGACGCTGCTGCCGGAGCTGGCCGCCGTCGACGGCATCGAGCGGATCCGCGTCAGCTACCTCCAGCCGGCCGAGATGCGACCGGGTCTGATCGATGTGCTGACCGGTACCGACAAGGTGGCGCCGTACTTCGACCTGTCCTTCCAGCACTCGGCGCCCGGTGTGCTGCGTTCCATGCGGCGCTTCGGCGGCACCGACAGCTTCCTGGAACTGCTGGAGACGATCCGTACGAAGGCGCCGCAGGCCGGCGCCCGCTCCAACTTCATCGTCGGCTTCCCCGGGGAGAGCGAGAGCGACCTGGCGGAGCTGGAGCGCTTCATCACCGAGGCCCGGCTCGACGCCATCGGGGTCTTCGGCTACTCCGACGAGGACGGCACCGAGGCCGCCTCGTACGAGAACAAGGTCGACCCGGACGAGGTCGCCGAGCGGCTGGCCCGGGTGTCGCGGCTGGCCGAGGAGCTGACCGCGCAGCGTGCCGAGGAGCGGGTCGGGGAGACCGTGCGGGTGCTGGTCGACCGGATCGACGAGGAGGACGGCGTCGTCGGGCGGGCCGCGCACCAGGCACCGGAGACGGACGGCGTCACTCTGCTCTCGACCGGCCAGGAGCTTTCGCCCGGTCGTATGGTCGAAGCAAAGGTCGTGTCGAGCGAGGGTGTGGACCTCGTGGCCGAGGTGCTGTCGGTGGACGGCGCGGCGTGTACCGAGGAGGCGGGCAGATGA
- a CDS encoding CinA family protein, with protein MSAPGSVAAGALELLAGRGQSLAVAESLTGGLVAGALTAVPGASRVLRGSVTAYATDLKRELLGVDGALLAARGAVDAEVARQMAEGVRRVLGADWGIATTGVAGPEPQDGQPVGTVFVAVCGPGGAGEVRRLALAGDRDRIRRDTIDAVLALLLSELTENARAQDTEQHGGNGCLQP; from the coding sequence GTGAGCGCGCCGGGTTCTGTGGCCGCCGGGGCGCTGGAGCTGCTCGCCGGGCGCGGACAGAGCCTGGCGGTGGCCGAGTCCCTGACCGGTGGCCTGGTGGCGGGCGCGCTGACCGCCGTCCCCGGGGCCTCGCGGGTGCTGCGCGGCTCGGTCACGGCGTACGCCACCGATCTCAAGCGGGAGCTGCTGGGCGTCGACGGCGCCCTGCTGGCCGCGCGCGGCGCGGTGGACGCCGAGGTCGCGCGACAGATGGCGGAGGGCGTCCGGCGGGTGCTGGGTGCCGATTGGGGCATCGCGACGACCGGGGTGGCCGGCCCCGAGCCGCAGGACGGGCAGCCGGTGGGCACCGTCTTCGTGGCGGTGTGCGGCCCGGGCGGCGCCGGGGAGGTGCGCCGGCTGGCGCTGGCCGGGGATCGCGACCGGATCCGCCGCGACACCATCGACGCGGTGCTCGCACTGTTGTTGAGCGAACTGACAGAAAATGCGCGGGCACAGGATACGGAACAACACGGGGGGAATGGATGTTTGCAGCCATGA